The DNA window CCCGGCGATGTCGAGGCCCTGCGCCGGGCCATCACGAAATTGCTCGACGACCCGGACCGCCGCAAACGGATGGGCGAGGCCGGCCGGGTCAAGGTCGCCGAAGCGTTCGACATCCGACACGAAGCCGCGTGGCTCAGCGCCTTGATCGAGGGCTATGCCGCCGATTCGCCTCCGGCAACAAAGCGGCCCGGCGATGGCGGAGATGCGCCATGACCCCTGTGGACGTCGTTCTGATCGGCCGAAACGAAGGCCAGCGCTTGATCGATGCTCTGGCCTCGGTCGGCGGTCAGGCTCGGCAGTTGGTCTATGTCGATAGCGGATCGACCGATAACAGCGTCGCGGAGGCGCAAAAGACGGGCGCGACGGTGGTCAGCCTGGACATGTCCGTACCGTTCACGGCCGCCCGCGCCCGCAATGCCGGGTTCGCGGCGCTTCACGCACATGACTATGTCCTTTTCATCGACGGCGATTGCAGCCTCGTGCCCGGTTTCGTCGACGCCGCGCGCGCCCATCTGGACGATCATGACGAGGTCGGTCTCGTCACCGGTTGGCGCTCTGAGGTGAGACGCGACGAGAGCCTTTACAACCAGCTTTGCGACTGGGAATGGCACCGTCCCGCAGGCGAAATCGCGACCTGCGGCGGGGACATGATGGTCCGCGCGCGGATCTGGGCAGAGCTTGGCGGCATGAACCCCCAGGTCATCGCCGCCGAGGATGACGAGTTTTGTCAGCGCTTGCGCAAGGCAGGCTGGCAGTTGCATCGCATTCCGGTCGGGATGACCCGCCACGACGCAGCCATGTCGCGATTTTCGCAATGGTGGAAACGCGCGGTGCGGACGGGTCACGGCTTTGCACAAGTGGGCCACCTGCATCCCGATTTCTTCGTTGCCGAACGGCGGCGCGTGCTGATCTACGGGCTGGCATTGCCCTTGGCGATCCTGCTCTCCCTGTTCCTGAGCCCTTGGCTGGCCGTCGCGCTTCTGGGGTTTTATGCGCTGAATTATATACGCACGGCGCGGGGCCTGATCCGAGAGGGTCTGCCCAGGAAAGAGGCGTTCGGTCATGCGTTGCTTCTGACCTTGTCGAAATTCCCCAATCTCATCGGTATGGCCAAGTATTTCTGGCGGCACCTGACCGGGTCCGACATGCGCATCATTGAATACAAGTGAAACGAGGTTCTTCATGTCCAAACCCATTTCCGTCGGGCTGATCGGCGCAGGATATATCGCAAGCTGGCACGCCGACGCGCTCAAGGACACGCCCGGCGTGACGCTCGCAGCGGTCTGCGATGTCAGCGCCGGAGCGGCGGAGGCACTTGCCGCCGCGCATGGCGCGCGGTCATTCACCTCGGTTGAGGATCTTCTCGCGTCCGGCGTTTGCGAGGCCGTGCACATCCTCACGCCGCCGCATCTGCATGCCGCGCTCGCCATCCAGTGCCTGGAAGGCGGGCTTGACGTACTGGTCGAAAAGCCCGTCGCCGAAAGCGCTGAAGACACGCGCAGGATTTTGGACACCGCCAGGCGTACCGGACGCAGGTTCACGCCCGGGCACAACTTTCTCGGCCTTCCGGCCTATACCCGGATGAAGGCCGACATGCAGGCCGGCGAATATGGGCTCATCTCGACCGCAGAGATCACTTGGGCGCTGCCGCTCGCGCCGCTACGGTCGGGCCCGTTCAACCTTTGGCTTTTGCGCGAGCCCAAGAACCTGCTTCTGGAACTCGGCCCGCACGCTTTCGCCTTCGCGCACGATCTCTTTGGTGAAATCGAGGTGTTGAGCGCGCAGGCGTCTTACCCGGTCGACTTGCCAGGAAACGATCCACGTCCGCAGGGTTTTCGTATCCTCGCCCGCGCGGGCGGCGTCGACGTCACGTTTCACCTGACCATGGTCGAGGTGATCGACGACCGGTCCGTCACATTGCGCGGCTCCTCTGCGCGGGCACGGCTTGACTATGCTGCCGACGTCTTGACCGTCGAGCGCGAGAATGCGTCTGATCTGGTGCTAAACCCACTGAACCGCCAGCGGCGGCTGGCGCGGGAACACCGGCGCGCAGGCTGGTCCAACGCATGGGTTCAGCTGCGCTCGCTCAACACGCTCAATCCCTATGGCCGCAGTTTTAGAGGCATGACCGCCGCGATCTATGGTGGCTCCAAGGACCAGCGGTTTGATGGCGCCTCAGCCCTGGCCGTCATGCGGGCGATTGACGCCGCCATTGATGCGCTTCCGGCTGAACAGATGACGCCCGCCGCGCCCGCCGTGCAAACCCGCAAGCCGCAACCGACCGCCATGGTCATTGGCGGCACGGGGTTTATCGGGCGCGCCCTGACCCGCCGCCTCGTGGCCGACGGCCGGGACGTGCGGGTACTGTCGCGTGGCAAGACCGGCCCGTTTCCCGATCTGCCCGACAATGTAGAGACCGTCGGTGTTTCGCTGCGCGATCGCGACGGCCTGACCGAGGCGATGAAGGGGATCGACGTGGTCTTCAACCTGGCCAAGGCGCTGGAAGACACGTGGGAGGCAGCGCTCGAGAACGATGTGGGTGTTGCACTTCGCGTCGCCGATGCCGCCGAGGAAGCGGGCGTCAAACGGTTGATCTACACCGGCACCATAGCGTCATACGACATGTCGGATCCCAGTGCGAAGATTACCGAGGACACTCCCTTTCCCGCCGACATGACGACCCGAAACCTTTACGCGCGATCCAAGGCGGAATGTGAACGCCAGCTGCTAGCAAGGCACCGTGAGCGCGGCCTGCCACTGGTCATCGCCCGACCCGGTATCGTTATCGGACCGGGCGGCCCGCTTCAGCATTGGGGCATCGGGCGCTGGCACGGCGCGGGGGCGGTCCGGATCTGGGGCCACGGGCGCAACATCCTGCCGTTCGTGCTCAATGACGATATTGCTGACGGGCTGGTACGCATGATCGACGCGGACGTTGAAGGCCAGAGCTTCAACCTGGTCGGGGACCCGATGCTGTCTGCCCAGGGCTATTTCAAGGCAATCCATGAGGTTCTAGGGGCAAAGATCGACGTGCAGCCCGGCAATCTCTATGCCTTCTATGCCGGCGACGCGGTGAAGTACGCGCTCAAGAAATACGCCCTGCGCCGGCATGGGGTTGTCCGGCCATCACTGGCAGACTGGAAAAGCCGTGCGCATTTCTCGCGCTTCGTGAACGACCGGCCCAAGGATCTTCTGGGCTGGCGTCCGGAATCTAACCGCGACGCTTTCATCCAGCGCGGCATCGCCGAGGCCAACCTGTTCGGACTGGACCACAGCCGGTCTATTGGCCAGACCTGAGTCAGGCCATGCCGAACCAGGCGCCAGCACCGACATTGGACCCCAGGATCAAGCGTCGTAACCGTTGGCACCGGTCTCGGGGATCGAGAGGACAGACAGGATAACGTCATCCGCGACGACGGACAGGCCGTTGAGGGTTTCGGGAAGTCCCGGAGAATGAGGTTCGATGCGCGCTGCGAACCCTGTTTTTGTAAGCACGACCTCGACATCGAGAAATCCCAGCAGACGCCCGGTCACCGGATACTGCGCTTTGAACACGGCTTCCTTTGCGGAAAAGATCCGCTTTGCCGCGATCCCGCCTGAGACAGAGGCGGTCTCGGCCCCGCTCAGGACGATATTCCACAGGTCCGGCGCCAGCGGCACGGCATCTTCCAGATCGACACCTATGGCGCGCATGTCGCGGCGAAAGGCCACAAGCGACAAGGCATGTAGATCGGTATGAGTGATCGACCCGGTCAGCCCCTCCGGCCAGATGGGTGCGCGATCCGCGGCCATCGGCACGCCCGACGCATCAACGCCGAGTTCCGCCATCGCCAAGCGCGCGGCGGCCCGTCCCGCCGCGAATTCCCGGAGCCTCTTTTCGACCATGCCCCCGGTCGCTGTCTGCTCGGACGGCCAAAGCCCTTCGGCGCGCGAGCTTGTGTCGGCAAGCCCGATCCCGACGCGGGTTGCGGCTTCTGCGCCGAGATAAGCTTCGATGGCGTCCCGGAGCCTCCGTGTCGCAAGCATCGAACCGGTCAGGAGCCCCGGCGACGCCGCGCACGCATCTCACGTCGGCGCGCCATGGCATCCTCACGCGACACGGCCGGCGCCTCGGTTGTTTCTGGCGCGAGCACGGTTTGGGAAGTCGTCTTCATAGCCGGCGCTGAACGGGCCGGGGCGCGGCCGCCGTCGAGCTTGTCGCCAACCGCCTCTGCGAGATCTCCCAGAACCGGAAAGCGGAAAATGTCGGTGATCGACAACTTTGCCACCCCCAGCTTCGACTTGATTTCGCGATGTGCCTGTACTGCAAGAAGCGAGTGCCCCCCCAGATCGAAGAAATTATCGCGCGCCGATATGTTGCCGACGCCAAGTATCGCGCTCCAGATCGCGGAAATCTCGCCCTCGACATCTCCGTCGAATCCGGCAGTTGTCGGCGGAGTGTCCGCGTCTGTTGGTGTTGAGGCAGGTTTTGGCGCCGCGGCCACCTCGCGCTCGGGCGCGGACCACGCCGGCAGGGCGCTGCGATCCACCTTCTTGTTGGGCGTCAGGGGGAATGCGTCGAGCGTCACGAAGCGTGCGGGAATCATGTGCGCGGGCAGAACTTCGGACAGCGCAGATTTCAGGGCCGCCTCGTCTATCGCAGCATCGGCGAGAAGATAGGCCACCAGTACCTGCGTACCCGGAATATCCTCCCGCACCACGACCACGGACTGGCGCACAGTGTCCAGCCTATCCAGGGCGCTCTCGATTTCACCCAGTTCGATCCGGTAACCACGCAGCTTGACCTGGAAATCGGCGCGACCGAGGAAGTCCAGCTCGCCCTCCGGCAGCCATCGCGCCAGGTCGCCCGTGCGATAGAGCCGCGCGCTCGTTCGATCCGAGAACGGATCGGGGACAAAGCGTTCGGCCGTCAGATCCTCGCGCTTCCAGTAGCCCCGTGTGACGCCGTCGCCGCCGATATAGAGTTCACCGGGCACGCCAACTGGCACCGGCTCCATCTTGTCGTCCAGAACGTAGACCTGCGTATTGGCGATGGGCGTACCGATACCGACAACGCCCGCGCCCGTCTCGGCCTTGCGCGTCGTAGACCAGATCGTCGTTTCCGTCGGCCCGTACATGTTTTCAACATGTGCATCTGTCAGCGTTGCAAGCTCGCCAACCAGCGCGCCGGGCAACGCCTCGCCGCCCAGCATCAGATGCTTGACCTGCGACAGGGCCGCGCTGGATTCCTCGTTCATCAACAGCATTCGCGCCATCGAGGGTGTGCATTGAAGATGCGTGACCTTGTGGCGCGAGATTTGCGCCGCGATTGAGAAATCGTCCGCTGCCGGACCCGCATTGGCATCGGCCCGTGCCACAACCTCCGCCAGCGGCGTCAAACCATCGAGCAGGGTATCGACCTCGATGCCGTAGTCGATCAGGCAGGCGATTTCCGTCACCCCGATCTCTTTAACCTGCGCGACCCGCGTCATCGCGTCTTCGATGGTGCCAAAGAGGCCGCTGTCGTTGAAATAGCGTTCGAACGCGAAATCCAGAATGCCCTCCAGTTCCTCTTCGGTCAGCGACCCGAGGTCGAGTTGGAAGGCATTGTCGACACCCTTCGGCTTCTTGAAGGCCGGGAAGGCCCAGGCGTATTGCTTGATGAGGCCCGCCGCAGAACGCAGGTAATCCTTCATCGGTTCGCGCGCGATCTCGCGCGCCGCCTCTCGGCTGTCGGCGAGGAAGGTATGCAGCATCAGCGTGACCTTGAAGCGTGCCGGATCGTGTCCGGCGGCTCTGAGGGCTTCGTGATAGATCTCGATCTTTCCGGCGACCTCGTCGATGGACTGGCCAAGAAGATGCGTCAGCACGTTGCACCCGTTGCGCCCCGCTTCCTTCCAGGTTTCCGGGTTTCCGGCGGTCGTGACCCAAAGTTCCGGCGTCTTAGAGATCGGACGCGGCTGGGTGACGACTTCGTGCATCTCGCCATTCTGGCGGGCAAAGGCCACGGGCTCGCCCGCCCAAAGGCGGCGCAGTTCGGCAATCTGCCGGAACATGGCAGGCTTGTTTTCTGGCGGCGTATTCTCAGGGCGCAGCACGAAATCATCGGGTTGCCAGCCGCTTGCAATGGCAAGGCCGGCACGCCCTTCGGTCAGGTTGTCGATTACGGACCATTCCTCGGCGATGCGCGCAGTATGGTGCAGCGGCGCCACGCAAGAGCCTGCCCGCACACCGATATTCTGCGTCAGCCCCGCCACCGCGGCGCCGGTCACCGATGGGTTTGGATAAGGGCCGCCAAAGGCGTGGAAATGGCGTTCGGGCGTCCAGACCGCGCAAAAGCCGTGCGTATCGGCGAACTTCGCCCCTTCGAGCAAAGACCGATACTTGCCGCGTCCTGTGCCGTCGTCATTGCCCCAGTAGTACAGGCTGAATTCCATGCCGCCGACCCCGGCGCCGCCCCCTGCCCCGTCGCCCGCGACCAAGGCCCGGCTTTCATCACCCGAGATCACCAGCTTGAAACCGCGCGCTAGCGTCCAGAACAGTTCCAGCACCGAAATATCGAAGGACAGTGACGTAACGGCAAGCCAGACCCCGCCCCGCTCGTGGTCGATCCTGTCGTCCATGCCCGCAAAGAAATTGGCGACGTTGCGGTGCTCGACCATCACGCCCTTTGGCCGTCCGGTCGAGCCGGACGTGTAGATCATGTAAGCCAGATCCTCTCCTGTCACGCCGCTGTCGGGGTTTGTCTCGGGCTGGTCTGACATGTCTTTGTCGATATCGAGAACCTCAGCCTCACTTGACGGGAGCGCTGCGGCCAGTGCGGCGTTGGTCACGATCACGCCGGCCTCACTGTCCTCGAGATATAGCGCGGTGCGGTCGGCCGGATAAGAGGGATCCATAGGGAGATAAGCGCCCCCCGTCTTGAGGATTGCAAGTGCCGCGATGACCATCTCCGCCGAGCGCGGAAGGTGCAGCCCTACAATCACTCCGGGCTTGACCCCCATACCAATCAGACGATGCGCCATCCGGTTCGCGGCGGCGTTCAGCGCGGTGTAGGTCAGACTCTCCCCTTCAAATGCAAGCGCCTCGGCCTCTGGTGTGCGCGTCACCTGCGCTTCGAACGCCTGATGCATGCATTGCGCGGCATCATAATCCGTCTCGGTGGCGTTCCAGTCCACCAGCATGGTCCGACGCTCTTCCTCCGGAAGGATCGGCAACGTAGCCGGGTCATCGCTATCGCCCAGATGCGCCACAAGATGCGAAAGACGTGCGGCATAAAGATCCAGCGCCGCCGCTGAAACGCGCGCCGCATCTCCGTAAAGCGTCGCAGTGCCTTCCGTGGCCGCCAGCGTCAGCGCGGACGGACCCACCAGACCCGCCTCTGCGTCCTCCGACAGCGCAAGTTCCGGCAGGGTTGGTCTTGCTCCGGGCAGGCGCGCCAGAAGATCCGCCGCAAACGGTCCGCGTGCGCGCGCCGCCGAAATCGAATTCGATAGGTCACCTGTCATCTGGGAGAAACTGTCTGATTGCGCGAGCCGCACCGGCACCCACTCGCAGACTTGCGCCGCCGCCGGTCCGGACAGCCGCGGCACCGCAAGTGCCAGATCGGCTGTTGCGCTGCCGCTCAGTCGAGCCATCATCAGGGCGAACGCGGTGCGAACCTGATCGGCCGTTACTCCTGGCGGGATAGACACGTTCCTCGCCAGTGGTCGAGCCGGACCGGACGCGGCAGATATCAGCGGCAGTTCGACGGGCTCAATCGCTTCGAGTGCAAGGCGCCAAACCGGGTCGTGCTTGGCAAGCGGTGCAAGGTCTTTGTGAATCTGTTTTCTGAGATCGGCCGGAGGACTTTGTAGGATCGCGCCAACGCGAGTGATCTCCGATGGTTGCACGCGCGCGCCGTCGAGGGCCGTGACGGATGTCAGAACAAGATCGCCGCGTTCGGTGGCGATACAGAGCTGATCGTCATCCGCCGCAAGCACCGCACCCGGCGCCGCTTCCGAGACACTTTCCGATACATGCCCTTCACGGGCGAGATACACCCGCCCGCCAGTTTCGAACTTGGGCAGGCAGAGCGGGTTCCAGTATTCACCGTGGTCGAGCGCACGTATGAGGCGCAGCAATTCTTCGGCCGGCTTGTTGAAGTTCATGACAGCCCCGGCCATCGGTCGGGCGTCACGCGCAAAATAGCTTCGTTGCTCCAGATCCTGTGCATGACGGGCCGGCGCGGATCCCGACAGCTCCGCCATCAGATCCGTGAAGCTTTCAATCGCGGCGACGTAGGACTTTGTGTTGAGCGAAAAGGCCGTGTCCTCATCGGTGATCTCGAACGCCTTGGAGGCAATGATATCG is part of the Roseovarius sp. THAF9 genome and encodes:
- a CDS encoding glycosyltransferase family 2 protein; this encodes MTPVDVVLIGRNEGQRLIDALASVGGQARQLVYVDSGSTDNSVAEAQKTGATVVSLDMSVPFTAARARNAGFAALHAHDYVLFIDGDCSLVPGFVDAARAHLDDHDEVGLVTGWRSEVRRDESLYNQLCDWEWHRPAGEIATCGGDMMVRARIWAELGGMNPQVIAAEDDEFCQRLRKAGWQLHRIPVGMTRHDAAMSRFSQWWKRAVRTGHGFAQVGHLHPDFFVAERRRVLIYGLALPLAILLSLFLSPWLAVALLGFYALNYIRTARGLIREGLPRKEAFGHALLLTLSKFPNLIGMAKYFWRHLTGSDMRIIEYK
- a CDS encoding NAD-dependent epimerase/dehydratase family protein, which codes for MSKPISVGLIGAGYIASWHADALKDTPGVTLAAVCDVSAGAAEALAAAHGARSFTSVEDLLASGVCEAVHILTPPHLHAALAIQCLEGGLDVLVEKPVAESAEDTRRILDTARRTGRRFTPGHNFLGLPAYTRMKADMQAGEYGLISTAEITWALPLAPLRSGPFNLWLLREPKNLLLELGPHAFAFAHDLFGEIEVLSAQASYPVDLPGNDPRPQGFRILARAGGVDVTFHLTMVEVIDDRSVTLRGSSARARLDYAADVLTVERENASDLVLNPLNRQRRLAREHRRAGWSNAWVQLRSLNTLNPYGRSFRGMTAAIYGGSKDQRFDGASALAVMRAIDAAIDALPAEQMTPAAPAVQTRKPQPTAMVIGGTGFIGRALTRRLVADGRDVRVLSRGKTGPFPDLPDNVETVGVSLRDRDGLTEAMKGIDVVFNLAKALEDTWEAALENDVGVALRVADAAEEAGVKRLIYTGTIASYDMSDPSAKITEDTPFPADMTTRNLYARSKAECERQLLARHRERGLPLVIARPGIVIGPGGPLQHWGIGRWHGAGAVRIWGHGRNILPFVLNDDIADGLVRMIDADVEGQSFNLVGDPMLSAQGYFKAIHEVLGAKIDVQPGNLYAFYAGDAVKYALKKYALRRHGVVRPSLADWKSRAHFSRFVNDRPKDLLGWRPESNRDAFIQRGIAEANLFGLDHSRSIGQT
- a CDS encoding 4'-phosphopantetheinyl transferase, which gives rise to MLATRRLRDAIEAYLGAEAATRVGIGLADTSSRAEGLWPSEQTATGGMVEKRLREFAAGRAAARLAMAELGVDASGVPMAADRAPIWPEGLTGSITHTDLHALSLVAFRRDMRAIGVDLEDAVPLAPDLWNIVLSGAETASVSGGIAAKRIFSAKEAVFKAQYPVTGRLLGFLDVEVVLTKTGFAARIEPHSPGLPETLNGLSVVADDVILSVLSIPETGANGYDA
- a CDS encoding MupA/Atu3671 family FMN-dependent luciferase-like monooxygenase encodes the protein MTQFSSLLIGNESLLIQCGDLLRGAGHKITAVVTRNEDVAAWAEAAGLKVIAPGRDLGARLGGLEFDWLLSIANLDLIPEDVIALARRGAVNFHDGPLPAYAGLNAPVWAKLAGENRHGISWHLIEGGVDEGDIIASKAFEITDEDTAFSLNTKSYVAAIESFTDLMAELSGSAPARHAQDLEQRSYFARDARPMAGAVMNFNKPAEELLRLIRALDHGEYWNPLCLPKFETGGRVYLAREGHVSESVSEAAPGAVLAADDDQLCIATERGDLVLTSVTALDGARVQPSEITRVGAILQSPPADLRKQIHKDLAPLAKHDPVWRLALEAIEPVELPLISAASGPARPLARNVSIPPGVTADQVRTAFALMMARLSGSATADLALAVPRLSGPAAAQVCEWVPVRLAQSDSFSQMTGDLSNSISAARARGPFAADLLARLPGARPTLPELALSEDAEAGLVGPSALTLAATEGTATLYGDAARVSAAALDLYAARLSHLVAHLGDSDDPATLPILPEEERRTMLVDWNATETDYDAAQCMHQAFEAQVTRTPEAEALAFEGESLTYTALNAAANRMAHRLIGMGVKPGVIVGLHLPRSAEMVIAALAILKTGGAYLPMDPSYPADRTALYLEDSEAGVIVTNAALAAALPSSEAEVLDIDKDMSDQPETNPDSGVTGEDLAYMIYTSGSTGRPKGVMVEHRNVANFFAGMDDRIDHERGGVWLAVTSLSFDISVLELFWTLARGFKLVISGDESRALVAGDGAGGGAGVGGMEFSLYYWGNDDGTGRGKYRSLLEGAKFADTHGFCAVWTPERHFHAFGGPYPNPSVTGAAVAGLTQNIGVRAGSCVAPLHHTARIAEEWSVIDNLTEGRAGLAIASGWQPDDFVLRPENTPPENKPAMFRQIAELRRLWAGEPVAFARQNGEMHEVVTQPRPISKTPELWVTTAGNPETWKEAGRNGCNVLTHLLGQSIDEVAGKIEIYHEALRAAGHDPARFKVTLMLHTFLADSREAAREIAREPMKDYLRSAAGLIKQYAWAFPAFKKPKGVDNAFQLDLGSLTEEELEGILDFAFERYFNDSGLFGTIEDAMTRVAQVKEIGVTEIACLIDYGIEVDTLLDGLTPLAEVVARADANAGPAADDFSIAAQISRHKVTHLQCTPSMARMLLMNEESSAALSQVKHLMLGGEALPGALVGELATLTDAHVENMYGPTETTIWSTTRKAETGAGVVGIGTPIANTQVYVLDDKMEPVPVGVPGELYIGGDGVTRGYWKREDLTAERFVPDPFSDRTSARLYRTGDLARWLPEGELDFLGRADFQVKLRGYRIELGEIESALDRLDTVRQSVVVVREDIPGTQVLVAYLLADAAIDEAALKSALSEVLPAHMIPARFVTLDAFPLTPNKKVDRSALPAWSAPEREVAAAPKPASTPTDADTPPTTAGFDGDVEGEISAIWSAILGVGNISARDNFFDLGGHSLLAVQAHREIKSKLGVAKLSITDIFRFPVLGDLAEAVGDKLDGGRAPARSAPAMKTTSQTVLAPETTEAPAVSREDAMARRREMRARRRRGS